A genome region from Leptodactylus fuscus isolate aLepFus1 chromosome 6, aLepFus1.hap2, whole genome shotgun sequence includes the following:
- the LOC142209473 gene encoding nicotinamide N-methyltransferase-like — MATSFSSQQSYIDEFNPKDYLQTYYEPGEGTLLGEWTDFVLKNLHETFTLGGVRGETVLDFGTGPSIYQLLSACEVFDNIIVSDFLEQNRAEFQKWLKKDPDAFDWTHIIKSVCELEGNGDDVEEKAEKLRSKVKEVLKCDALKENPYDPVVLPPVDCLLSCLCLEAPCKDMKSFCNVLKNFQDLIKPGGHLMILSVMNSTFYYVGKSYFSSLTVKKEDLEMAFKEAGYQIEKAVYVPRTDRSRMDVSNFQELYFIHARKPK; from the exons ATGGCCACCTCTTTTTCCTCTCAGCAAAGCTACATTGATGAATTTAACCCCAAAGATTACCTACAGACCTACTATGAACCAGGGGAGGGAACACTTTTAGGCGAATGGACAGATTTTGTACTAAAAAATCTACATGAAACTTTCACACTAG GTGGAGTAAGAGGAGAGACTGTTCTAGATTTTGGCACTGGACCCTCCATTTATCAACTCCTCTCGGCTTGTGAAGTGTTTGATAACATCATTGTCTCGGACTTCCTTGAGCAAAACCGTGCCGAATTCCAGAAATGGCTGAAGAAAGATCCAGATGCTTTTGACTGGACTCACATTATCAAATCTGTATGTGAGCTGGAAGGAAACGG GGACGATGTTGAGGAAAAAGCTGAGAAACTCCGCAGTAAGGTGAAAGAAGTCTTGAAATGTGATGCACTGAAAGAAAACCCTTATGATCCAGTCGTTCTGCCACCAGTTGATTGTCTCCTGTCTTGCCTGTGTCTTGAAGCTCCTTGTAAGGACATGAAGTCATTCTGTAATGTTCTGAAAAATTTCCAGGACCTGATCAAACCTGGAGGTCACCTTATGATTTTAAGTGTAATGAATTCCACTTTTTACTATGTTGGTAAATCTTATTTTAGTTCATTGACTGTAAAAAAGGAAGATCTGGAAATGGCGTTTAAAGAAGCTGGCTACCAGATTGAAAAAGCCGTGTATGTGCCTCGTACTGATAGATCAAGGATGGATGTTAGTAACTTTCAGGAGCTCTATTTTATTCATGCCCGTAAACCAAAGTAG